In one window of Posidoniimonas corsicana DNA:
- a CDS encoding 3'-5' exonuclease produces the protein MEPDHHSTVFLDIERAGRKRTSPIIELAAIAVVSGSYQEIDRLETRVQFSAKDSEVRFLGLSKFRPSVWEQYAIPEEDAIKKLAHFLRKHATEEFTSKNGKAYRLAKIAGHNVEFDAGTLRAWFRRHGEFFPAKRSVLDTRQLSEWFFSMNHQTIDPPADHRLETLAEIFSLKARPTHTALSDALAAVELARTIAHYTRVGIRASEAA, from the coding sequence ATGGAACCTGACCACCACAGCACCGTATTCCTCGACATTGAGAGAGCCGGCAGAAAACGCACCTCCCCGATCATCGAGCTCGCCGCCATAGCGGTTGTGTCGGGAAGCTACCAGGAAATTGACCGATTAGAGACTAGGGTGCAGTTCTCGGCCAAGGATTCCGAGGTCCGGTTTTTGGGGCTCTCCAAGTTCCGCCCCTCGGTCTGGGAGCAGTACGCCATCCCAGAAGAAGACGCCATCAAGAAGCTTGCCCACTTCCTGAGAAAACACGCCACCGAAGAGTTCACCTCGAAGAATGGCAAGGCCTACCGGCTCGCCAAGATCGCCGGGCACAACGTCGAGTTTGACGCCGGGACTCTCAGGGCCTGGTTTCGACGCCACGGCGAGTTCTTTCCTGCTAAGCGAAGCGTTCTCGACACCCGACAGCTCAGTGAATGGTTCTTCTCGATGAACCACCAGACGATCGACCCGCCCGCTGACCACCGGCTTGAAACGCTCGCGGAGATCTTCTCCCTCAAGGCCCGGCCGACGCACACCGCACTCTCTGATGCGCTTGCTGCTGTGGAGCTTGCCCGCACCATCGCCCACTACACCCGCGTGGGCATTCGTGCCTCCGAGGCCGCATAG
- the mobF gene encoding MobF family relaxase produces MLSISKIGGGDAVAYYASLSEQEGIVGNYYSNDGKRPGRWFGAGAAALGLSGDIDLTSFTHLLEGRSPDGQSDLVQQRNGDQLKRRAGFDLTFSVPKSYSVLWSQVSDEKRAELDRIAEQALQRTLELVQAECGKTRRGRNGAVVEEGKLIGAIFKHDTARAIPGEAPDCNVHYHCVLANVVIRGDGTAGTLDARTLFERRKKVALGSMFRAELAALLRNERGIETYRPIKPGKKEPVSWFEIRGVPIVLLEAMSKRRSEIEAWLRTHGLSGARAAEKANLSTRRKKETFSWQALSKAWLELGHEHGWSRADADALMTQSLSDRRPAKTAEQLARQSLAMVMQNRARFTRNELMERAAIEAQTTGPGIDGVLKAIDLTLSNTHEVVRLQDKDRLATFTTREMLQLERDTLNRALTISHRSDHAVELSEVASVAVRYPTLRRDQREAVRTICTGSDCVSITGIAGSGKTYMLGVTREVLSSAGYTLVGTALAADAAKGLEEGAGIESTHLHKLLYDLNHGYARLTDETVVVLDEAGMVGTRQLAELMRRVDQAKAKLVMVGDALQLQPVDAGAPFRAISEAIGTTELGEIVRQRDAYARQVVRDLRSGRAQDALRELFGRGQVAIEREAESTREKLVGDWERFVFEEAVPLGEVAVLCGMNEDVRDLNRRLQAVMRRRGELGDYRLELDGLEFSLGDRVAITRNHRLLGARNGERGEVVGASGRTLWVKLESGFEIEIDTEEFAGVTLDYAKSIHRSQGKTAEHTLFLTGDVMTALETSYVAGSRARDKTFVYSHLSAVESIDCLAAMMNESRQNEMASEYVLEPE; encoded by the coding sequence ATGCTATCGATCAGCAAGATTGGAGGCGGCGACGCCGTGGCCTACTACGCCTCGCTCTCTGAGCAAGAAGGAATCGTTGGAAACTACTACTCTAACGACGGCAAGCGACCAGGGCGTTGGTTTGGAGCAGGCGCCGCCGCACTCGGGCTCAGTGGCGACATCGATCTGACTTCGTTCACACATCTTCTGGAAGGGAGGTCACCTGATGGGCAGTCGGATCTGGTGCAGCAGCGAAACGGCGATCAGCTCAAGCGGCGAGCCGGTTTCGATCTTACGTTCTCGGTTCCCAAGAGCTACTCGGTTCTGTGGTCTCAGGTTTCTGACGAGAAACGAGCCGAGCTAGACCGGATTGCCGAGCAGGCCCTCCAGCGGACGCTCGAGCTTGTGCAGGCGGAGTGCGGAAAGACCCGCCGGGGGCGAAACGGGGCCGTGGTCGAAGAAGGGAAGCTGATCGGCGCGATCTTCAAGCACGACACGGCGAGGGCCATCCCGGGCGAGGCGCCCGACTGCAACGTCCACTACCACTGTGTTCTGGCCAACGTTGTTATCCGCGGCGACGGCACGGCTGGAACGCTGGATGCCCGAACGCTCTTTGAACGAAGAAAGAAGGTTGCCCTAGGCTCGATGTTTCGAGCCGAGCTGGCAGCTCTCTTAAGGAATGAACGGGGAATCGAGACCTACCGACCGATCAAGCCCGGCAAGAAGGAGCCGGTAAGCTGGTTTGAAATTCGGGGCGTTCCCATCGTACTTCTTGAAGCCATGAGCAAGCGTCGGTCGGAGATTGAGGCATGGCTCCGAACGCACGGCCTGTCTGGCGCCCGGGCGGCCGAGAAGGCAAATCTTAGTACCCGACGAAAGAAGGAGACGTTCTCGTGGCAGGCCCTAAGCAAGGCTTGGCTAGAGCTTGGCCACGAGCATGGCTGGTCGCGAGCCGACGCGGATGCCCTGATGACGCAATCGCTTTCCGACCGTCGGCCGGCAAAGACAGCCGAGCAGCTGGCCAGGCAGTCGCTTGCGATGGTGATGCAGAACCGAGCCAGATTCACACGGAACGAGCTGATGGAGCGAGCCGCGATTGAGGCCCAGACCACTGGCCCAGGGATCGATGGTGTGCTGAAGGCCATCGACCTGACGCTCAGCAACACACATGAGGTTGTGCGGCTTCAGGACAAGGACCGGTTGGCGACGTTTACCACGAGGGAGATGCTCCAGCTAGAGAGAGACACACTGAATCGAGCACTGACGATCAGTCACCGCAGCGACCACGCGGTCGAGCTCAGCGAGGTCGCCTCTGTTGCGGTTCGCTACCCGACCCTCAGGCGGGACCAACGTGAAGCCGTGCGGACGATCTGCACCGGCAGTGACTGCGTTTCCATCACCGGGATTGCCGGCAGTGGCAAGACCTACATGCTGGGCGTGACGCGCGAGGTGCTCTCGTCAGCCGGCTATACACTGGTCGGCACAGCCCTTGCCGCCGACGCCGCCAAAGGGCTGGAGGAAGGTGCGGGCATCGAGTCCACTCATCTTCACAAACTGCTCTACGATCTTAATCACGGCTACGCCAGGCTTACCGACGAAACGGTTGTTGTGCTGGACGAAGCCGGCATGGTCGGCACCCGCCAGCTTGCCGAGCTCATGCGCCGCGTCGATCAGGCTAAAGCCAAGCTCGTGATGGTGGGCGATGCGCTTCAGCTCCAACCCGTTGACGCTGGCGCTCCGTTTCGAGCTATCAGCGAAGCAATCGGCACTACCGAGCTCGGTGAGATTGTCAGGCAGCGAGATGCCTACGCCAGGCAGGTCGTACGAGACCTGCGCTCGGGACGTGCGCAGGACGCACTCCGAGAACTCTTCGGGCGTGGCCAGGTGGCAATCGAGCGTGAGGCAGAGTCGACTCGGGAGAAACTCGTTGGCGACTGGGAACGATTTGTGTTTGAGGAAGCAGTACCGCTTGGGGAAGTAGCGGTGCTTTGCGGCATGAACGAGGATGTTCGAGATCTCAACCGGCGTTTGCAGGCAGTCATGCGGCGGCGGGGAGAGCTTGGCGACTACCGATTGGAGCTGGATGGGCTGGAGTTCTCACTCGGCGACCGGGTGGCGATCACCAGGAACCACCGGCTCTTAGGAGCTCGCAATGGTGAGCGGGGCGAAGTGGTTGGAGCGTCGGGAAGAACCCTGTGGGTAAAGCTCGAGAGCGGCTTCGAAATCGAAATCGACACGGAGGAGTTTGCTGGCGTCACGCTCGACTACGCCAAGTCAATCCACCGCTCCCAGGGAAAAACTGCCGAGCACACTTTGTTTCTAACCGGCGACGTCATGACAGCACTCGAGACCAGCTACGTGGCCGGTAGCCGTGCTCGAGACAAGACGTTTGTCTATTCGCATCTCTCGGCTGTCGAGTCGATCGATTGCCTGGCGGCGATGATGAACGAGTCCCGCCAGAACGAGATGGCTAGTGAGTATGTGCTGGAGCCAGAGTGA